The following proteins are co-located in the Besnoitia besnoiti strain Bb-Ger1 chromosome Unknown contig00007, whole genome shotgun sequence genome:
- a CDS encoding uncharacterized protein (encoded by transcript BESB_073410), producing the protein MLTAEARPRNVGQLITLLQGGTEELTKQSLLVSRLSARIEATSELVAEMVQTVGELHHFKTVAEQLTDLSDRFQQSAILIAAISEDQRNRISVLEESPKSEEERVLAARTIGQAEQALEAATLALALSP; encoded by the coding sequence ATGCTGACGGCGGAGGCCAGGCCTCGCAATGTCGGCCAACTCATTACGCTGCTCCAAGGCGGGACCGAGGAGCTAACGAAGCAGTCCCTGCTCGTCAGCCGATTGAGCGCCCGCATCGAGGCAACTTCTGAACTTGTAGCAGAAATGGTTCAGACCGTCGGGGAGCTGCACCACTTCAAAACCGTCGCCGAGCAACTCACGGACCTCAGCGACAGGTTTCAGCAGTCCGCCATCCTTATTGCGGCCATCTCGGAAGATCAAAGAAACAGGATCAGCGTCCTAGAGGAGTCTCCCAAGtccgaggaggagcgcgtTTTGGCAGCTAGGACGATTGGCCAGGCTGAGCAGGCGCTCGAAGCCGCCACCCTGGCGCTTGCACTTTCCCCTTGA